One Globicephala melas chromosome 4, mGloMel1.2, whole genome shotgun sequence genomic window carries:
- the SUCNR1 gene encoding succinate receptor 1: MESLEERNLEECQRNLGCFKAWNATCENWQAVEAALEKYYLSIFYGFEFIVGILGNTAVVFGYLFCLKNWNSSNIYLFNLSICDLAFLCTLPMLMRQYAQGKWTYGDVLCISNRYVLHANLYTSILFLTFISIDRYMLMKYPFREHFLQKKKFAVLISSAIWGLVTLELLPILSLINPVVASKHTNCTDYASSGDPSNVFIYSICLTFLGFLIPLFVMCFFYFKIGVFLKHRSRQLSTALPLEKPLTLVIMAVVIFSVLFTPYHIMRNVRIASRWGIWKQTPCTKATINSLYIVTRPLAFLNSVINPVFYFFMGDHFREMLMDKLRYLFKFLTSFRR; encoded by the exons ATGGAAAGCCTTGAGGAGAGGAATTTAGAGGAATGTCAGAGGAATTTAGGATGTTTTAAA gCATGGAATGCAACTTGTGAAAACTGGCAGGCAGTGGAGGCTGCTCTGGAAAAGTACTACCTTTCCATTTTTTACGGGTTTGAGTTTATTGTAGGAATCCTTGGGAATACTGCTGTTGTTTTCGGCTACctcttctgcctgaagaactgGAACAGCAGTAACATCTATCTCTTTAATCTCTCTATCTGTGACTTGGCTTTTTTGTGTACCCTCCCCATGCTGATGAGACAATATGCCCAGGGAAAATGGACATATGGGGATGTGCTCTGCATAAGCAACCGATATGTACTTCATGCTAACCTCTACACCAGCATTCTTTTCCTCACTTTTATCAGCATTGATCGATACATGCTCATGAAGTATCCGTTCCGGGAACACTTCctacaaaagaaaaagtttgctgttTTAATCTCTTCGGCCATTTGGGGTTTAGTAACCTTAGAGCTCCTGCCCATACTTTCTCTTATAAATCCTGTTGTAGCTTCCAAACACACCAACTGTACTGATTATGCAAGTTCTGGAGACCCCAGTAACGTCTTCATTTACAGCATATGTCTAACCTTCTTGGGGTTCctcattcctctttttgtgatgtGCTTCTTTTATTTCAAGATTGGTGTCTTCCTGAAGCATAGGAGCAGGCAGCTCTCTACTGCTTTGCCCCTTGAGAAGCCTCTCACCTTAGTCATCATGGCAGTTGTGATCTTCTCCGTGCTTTTTACTCCCTATCACATCATGCGAAACGTGAGGATTGCTTCACGCTGGGGGATCTGGAAGCAGACCCCATGCACTAAGGCCACCATCAACTCCTTGTACATTGTGACTCGGCCGTTGGCCTTTCTGAACAGTGTCATCAACcctgtcttctatttctttatggGAGATCATTTCAGGGAGATGCTGATGGATAAACTGAGATACCTCTTCAAGTTCCTTACATCCTTCAGAAGATGA